ACGATCAAGAAAGACGGCGAAGTACTGACCGTTACCGCCGAAGGATACGGCAAACGCACTCCGGTAGTAGAATACCGGAATCAGGCCCGAGGCGGCAAGGGCATTATCAATACGAAAGTAACTGAAAAAACCGGTGAAGTCGTTGGCATCAAAGTGGTGCGAACCGGTCAGGAACTGATGCTGATTACCATTGACGGCATCGTGATCCGGATTGATATCAATGAAATCTCAGTAATCAGCCGCAATACTCAGGGAGTCAAGCTGATGAAAACCGGCGAAAATGATAAAGTCGTTGCCCTGGCCTCAGTAGAAAAGAAATCCGACACGGATTGACGGAGAAGCGGATGCGCCTGGCACGAGAACTGTCGATCACGCAGAAAAGCTGTAAATGAAGTCATTCATTTACAGCTTTTTACTCAAAAAATCATTTAGCAAGGAGATTCTTATGGAAACATACCAGCAGCTCATTCAGTCTTTTCACGACTATTTTACCCAGGACGCCAACGATTGCATCCGTCTGGGCGTAACCAGGCATCTGGATGACTTACCCGACCCGTCCTTGGCGGCTATCAGCCGCCGGGTTACCAACGGCGGCCGGCTCCTGTCCGGCTTTCAGAACTTCTCCCGGGATCATTTATCCTTTGACCGGCAATTGGATTTGGATCTGGGAATTTTGGCTTTGAAATCTGAACTTTTCCGCCTTACTTATCGCTTTAACGGCAAAACCCAGTTGGAACAAATGCCCACCGCCGGCGACGATATCAGCAATGGCTTGTTCTACCTGTTTATTAACGATCCCCGGCCGGCACAAAGTCGCTTAGATAACATTACCGCCCGGCTGGAAAAAGTTCCTGCTTTTTTGGCTGCCTTGCTGGGCCGTCTGGATACGCCGGTACAGCGCTGGGTGGATATGGACGTGGCAAAGACAGCCGAACTGCCGGCTTTTTTTGCCAGCTTATGTACCTGGGCAAAGCGAGAACAGTACCCCGGGATAGTCCGGCTAAAAAGCGCCCGAAAAAAAGCCGAAACCGCCTTGGCTGATTATACCGCCAAACTGCAAACTATGACGACTACGGTTCAGTTCTCCATCGGGCCGGATCAGGCCGCCCGCCTCATCGCTCTAAAGGGCATCGATTTATCTCTGGACGAGCTGCACCGATTGGCAAAAAATTTTCTTGCTGCCACCACCCGGGAAATTGAAACTCTCCGCCGCAAACTGGCCGCTAAGTATAATCTGCCGGATACTATTACGGTGGAAGAACTCCAGGCTTTTTTAAATCACAAATACCGGTTTATCCTAAAAAACGGCTCCCTGGACAGCCTGCTGCCCCGCTACCAGCAGGAACGGAACAAAATACAATCCTTTATTGAAAAACAAAACCTATTTCCCCTTTTCTCCGAACAGGATATGCTCATTCTGCGAACACCGGCTTTCATGACACCATCCATTCCTTCCGGAGCCATGGTTTCGCCGCCCCCCTTTCGGCCAGGCGTCAAAACCAGCCTGATATATCTGACTCTCAGCGAAGAACTGCTGGATGATCATACAGAACTGGCCATCCCTTGTATGATGATCCATGAAGGCATTCCCGGCCACCACCTGCAGCTTGCCACTGCCTGCAGCCATCCTTCCGTCATCCGCCGGCACTTTGATGCCCAGGAGCATTCGGAAGGCTGGACAACCATGCTGGAAGATTATATGCTGGATAGGGGGTATATGGGCGATTTGACCGACGAAGCCCGTTTTACCGGCAAGCGGGATATCAGCCGTATTGGCGCCCGGACAGCAATCGACCTTTATTTTATGACCGGCGACAAACATTATTTGGATGTGGACATCCCCGTTGATTTTTCCTCCAACGACCCCTTCGTCAATGCCGGCCGGCTGTTGCAAGCAGTCACCGGCTTCACCCCCGGCCGCACCCAGGCCGAGCTGAACTGGTACTCCCAGGAACGAGGGTATCCCCTTTGTTACCTTGTCGGCAACCATCTGGTATGGCAATTAAAAAAAGAGCTGACAGCAGCCCAGGCCGGTAGACTGTCCTCGCTGGAAACAGACCGGCTGTTCCATAAAGTTTATCTGGAATCAGGCAATATGCCGCTTAGCTTCCTGCGCAAATTATTTCAAAACAAAAATCTGCTGTAATAACTCCGAGGTGACTCATGTTTTATACATTATTGGAAACAATTCTTGTCGCTGTTGCCGGCGGTTTTGCCTTTTGTCTGCTGAACACTCCGATTCCTTGGACACTGGGCCCTCTGGTTACAGTCGTCCTTTGGATGTCGTTGATGAAACGGCCGATCTATTGGCCGGTACTATACCGCAATACCGGTCTCATCGTTTTAGGCTGCATGATGGGTGCTTCCTTTACCATGGAAACCTGCCTGTCTATCGGTCGTCAATTGCCCTCCATGCTGTTTGCAACCATCGCCACCATTCTGTTCACCATGGTAACTGGCTACATCACTTACCGACGCACCGACATCAGCTTAGCCAGCAGTTTGCTGGGAAGTACCCCCGGCGGACTCATGCAGATGGTGCTTCTAAGTGAAGAAATTGCCGATACCGATGCAACCATTGTAACCTTCATGCAGACCATCCGTTTGTTGTCAGTCGTATTTATTGTTCCTTTTTTGGCCATTCACGGTCTGGCCGGCGGCAATAGCGCAGCAGCCCCGGCAGTTGGTACCGCCGCTGTCCACAGCTCCCTGTTATTTATTCCTGTTACCATTATCAGCGCCCTGGTCGCCGCCCGGATTCATTTTCCGACACCTTATCTGGTAGGGCCGGTACTG
This genomic interval from Veillonellales bacterium contains the following:
- a CDS encoding DUF885 family protein, whose protein sequence is METYQQLIQSFHDYFTQDANDCIRLGVTRHLDDLPDPSLAAISRRVTNGGRLLSGFQNFSRDHLSFDRQLDLDLGILALKSELFRLTYRFNGKTQLEQMPTAGDDISNGLFYLFINDPRPAQSRLDNITARLEKVPAFLAALLGRLDTPVQRWVDMDVAKTAELPAFFASLCTWAKREQYPGIVRLKSARKKAETALADYTAKLQTMTTTVQFSIGPDQAARLIALKGIDLSLDELHRLAKNFLAATTREIETLRRKLAAKYNLPDTITVEELQAFLNHKYRFILKNGSLDSLLPRYQQERNKIQSFIEKQNLFPLFSEQDMLILRTPAFMTPSIPSGAMVSPPPFRPGVKTSLIYLTLSEELLDDHTELAIPCMMIHEGIPGHHLQLATACSHPSVIRRHFDAQEHSEGWTTMLEDYMLDRGYMGDLTDEARFTGKRDISRIGARTAIDLYFMTGDKHYLDVDIPVDFSSNDPFVNAGRLLQAVTGFTPGRTQAELNWYSQERGYPLCYLVGNHLVWQLKKELTAAQAGRLSSLETDRLFHKVYLESGNMPLSFLRKLFQNKNLL
- a CDS encoding AbrB family transcriptional regulator, which translates into the protein MFYTLLETILVAVAGGFAFCLLNTPIPWTLGPLVTVVLWMSLMKRPIYWPVLYRNTGLIVLGCMMGASFTMETCLSIGRQLPSMLFATIATILFTMVTGYITYRRTDISLASSLLGSTPGGLMQMVLLSEEIADTDATIVTFMQTIRLLSVVFIVPFLAIHGLAGGNSAAAPAVGTAAVHSSLLFIPVTIISALVAARIHFPTPYLVGPVLGTAALVLSGMEPPDIPPLLITIAQIAVGTYMGSTIQPTSLANWKQLLFYALAGGISVVFFSLAIGWLLTSWHNIPLITSFLSTAPGGMAEMGITANFVHADISTITAYQLFRLLFILFLLPPFLKWYLAHREKIAAARERTY